The window TATAAAATCCAAGAATATGGGTACCTATGGAGATAAAAGTAATAGAACTAAAGGACGATCTCGCACGCATAATGTTTGTCGGGGAAGGGCATACCTTCATGAATGTACTTGTGGATGAGATTCTGAAGAATCCCGAAGTCGATGTCGCAAACTACAGCAGTGAGTTCCATTTTACAGATCCTGTACTTCTTGTAACTACAAAGAATGGTAAAAATCCGCTCGATGCAATCCGTGAAGCTGCATCTGCAATTTCCGGCAATTGTACAGGGCTTATTGAGACTCTTAACAATTCCTGAAAAAAAATATAAAAAAAATATTATTTTCTGATTGGTTCCGTAAAGGCGATAGTGCCTGCAACTCTTGTTATCTTCACCCTGACCTTCTGGCCCGGTTTCGTATTTGCAACGTAAAGCGTATATTTGCCGACCTTTGCAACGCCGTCTCCTCTTTTGGAGAGGAACTGGATCTCGGCATCGATCTCTTTTCCTTCCTCGACAAGATTTGCGGTTGCGTCTCCCCTGGCTCTCCTCTTCCTTACAGGTCTGTGCCCTCCGCATGCATCGCACCTGAGCATCATGATCCTTCCGTCTTTCACGAGCCTTGTATCGGGTTTCCCGCACTCTGAACAGATCACGTAATCTTCGGTATACTTATTCACAAGATCTGCAATAAGATCGCGATCGAATTTTCCGTTGAATATTGCACGGTTCCCGTCTATCTTGCCGGCCGTTCCAAGCTCTCCAAGCAGGTATTTCATAACATGGTCGGGCTCTCTTCTGAGGGTGGAGACGATATCGGAAAAATTTTCAAGAACCGTTGTTTTCCCCTCAATGTACACCCTGGCTTCGGGTACCTGAAAACGTCCCTCATCACCGGAAGTCTCCGTGATGTTGCTGTATGCCTTTTCTAAAAGGGCTTCATAAGGGTCTGTCATGTCTAATAATATTGATGCTTTAAATAGATATAACTCACTTTGCTGACCTCCTCCCAGGCAAAGAATAAAAATTCGAATCTGCAAAAGATTGAATATCACTTCTGAACTTCGTTTAGACAGGGGAAACAAAACATGTACTTTTAATGGTAAAAAGGAACAATACATCCGATAGTTACCTTAGGAGGAATTATTTTTGAAGGTGATGGAGCCGTTTTTGGAAATAATCGGTGAAGAGTCCGGCAAAAAGGATATTTCTTATCTGGCTATGATCGGGCTTGTCATTTTCATGGTCGTGCTTTCCGAAACTGCTCTGGTCTTTACAACCAGCGGTCTTTTTCTCCTTTTGTCCAATCTCTTCTATTTCCCGCTGATCTATATAAACATGAAATGCTATGAACGGGGCCTTGCAGTCAACTCTGCTTTGGGTGCAGTATATTTTATAATATCCCTGTTTCTGGTTCATTTCGATGTTGTAGATATCCTGATTGCATTCTCAATGACAGTGACATATATTGCGGTCGGGATCAGCATAGCAATGATATCAAAGACGAACAATGAGAATAAAAATATCCTGATCGACAGCATCAGCAATTATGAAAATTTCTTCGAGGAGATCCAGGATGCAGTTCTTGTCTACAATTCTTCAGGGGAGATTCTCGGCGTCAACAATGCTGCATCAAGATTATTCGGCCTGGAAAAGAAGTACCTTACTTTTCTTAAAATTGAGGACCTGGGGAATTTCATTGAAAAGGATGATCTGAAAAAAGCGTTCTACGATATCAGCCCCTCCAAAAGCGGTTTTACGGATACCCGGCTGAAACAACAGGGTGGGAATACAATCTATGTCGAAATTCTCTCGAGCGCTGTAGATCCGTCAAAAGGAATTATGAGGGCTTATATCCGGGATGTCACCTCCAGGGTTGTCGCAGAGGAGAAGATCCATGATAGCGAAGCGCGGTACCGGCACCTCACAAATCAACTGCCCGAGATGATATTCGAGCTGGATACCGATGGAAATTTCACATTTTCAACACGTTATTCTATCAATCTTGCCGGAAAAACACCTGAAGAACTTACAGGCGGGATGAAGTTCTGGGACATTCTGGTTGAAGATGACAGGGATCGTGCCCGTAAAAATCTGGAATGGTTCTATAAAGGGATGTTTCTGGGCGCAGTGGAATACAGGCTGGCTAAACCCGACGGTGCCGTTATTCCTGTTATGGTTCATTTCAGCTATGATTTTGACGACAACAGTGCGGTGCAGGGGATCAGGGGCCTTGCTATGGATATCAGCCAAAGGAAAAGGATGGAGATGGCCCTGCGCCGAAACGAAAAAAAATTCAGAAGTCTGTTTGAGAATTCAAATGACGCTGTTATCATATTCGACAGGGACGGCTATATAATCGATATAAATACACGTCTTTGTCTTATGCTGGGCATAAGGAGGGATGAGGCAGTTTCCCAGACTCTTGAGTCCCGTTTTCCCGTGCCCGAATGGGGCAAAATATCGCAGATGTATGAAAATTCATCATCCGAAGGTGTCTGTTTCGAGTCCCGGATGCAGAATAAGGAAGGATCATTCATCGATGTTGAGATAAGCTCCGGGATAATCGATCCCGGAGAAGGCCTTTATCAGGCGATCCTAAGGGATATATCCGAAAGGAAGCGTGCCGAAGCTGAGCTTGCCCTCAGCAGGGGCAGACTCAACCTGGCAATAGAGGGCGCCGGAATGTGTGTTTGGGACTGGGATCTGGAGAAAGACGAGATGGTCTTCGAAGGCAAGTATGAAGAGATGTTTGGCCTTTTGAACGGGAATGATAATAGTCACGGCGCTATATGGAGGGAAATTCTCCAGGAGGAGTTCTATACAAAGATTATGGATCTGTATTCCAACTGCAATGACCCGGAGAAATCAGATCCGAAATCCGCACAATTCGAATCCGAGTATAAATTCAGGACATCTGCAGGGACATACAAATGGATAGTAGTTCTCGGCAAAGTCGTGAAATGCAGTTCAGACGGGAATCCTATACGGATAACCGGTATAATGCAGGATGTATCCGATAAAAGAAGGTCGCAGAATGCATTATATGAGGCAAATAAAAAACTCAATCTTCTCTCCAGTATAACCCGGCATGATATACTGAACCAGATCGCCGGCGTCAGGGGATTTACCGATATCCTGAGCAAAAGGCTTCCTGAGAAAAACTCAGAACTTCTGCATTACCTTGATATGATCAAGAAGGCCACATCCAATATCCAGGAACAGATTACTTTTACAAAGGATTACCAGAATATCGGCGTAGAAAGTCCTGCCTGGCAGAACCTTGAAAAGGTTATCGAATCTTCACGCTCAAAAGCCCAGCTCAGGGATATTGCGTTCTTCAATGAATGTCATGGCCTTGAAATTTATGCAGACCCGATGATTGAAAAGATCTTTTTCAACCTGCTGGATAATGCCATCCGCCACGGCGGCAGTGTAACCGAGATTGATGTGAAATGCAGAAAAAGCAGGAATTTCCTCTTCATAATTGTTCGTGACAACGGGACTGGTGTACCCGTCGATCTTAAGGAAAAGATCTTCGATCATGGTTATGGCAGCAATACCGGACTCGGGCTGTTTCTTGTAAGGGAGATTCTCGGGATTACGGGTATGGAGATTAAAGAGGTGGGTGAACCCGGAAGCGGTGCGGTATTCGAGATAAAAATACCCGCCGATCATTTCAGACAGATCGGATAGAGAGAACCCGAATGCCGAAATGGTATAAATAGGAAACAAATTTTAACTTTCGGGTAGACAGCCTATCTGTTAAAATATTTCAATGAGGGATTGGTAAATGCACGATAAAAAAATTCTCGTAGTTGAAGATGATGCGATAATTTCCGAACTTATCATGTGGCGGCTGAAGGATCTCGGTTATGCCAACTGCAAATTTGTTTCCTCGGGAGAAGAAGCTGTTGAGGAAGCCAGGGCGATGTCTCCCGATCTGATCCTGATGGATGTTACACTTGACGGCGATCTCGACGGAATCGATGCAATAAAAGAGATCAAGAAGTTTATTCCCGGAGTGCCTTTCGTATATCTGAGCTCGCACATGGAGAACGATATAATTGAGCGTGCTCTTGAAACAAAGCCTTCGGGTTATATAGCAAAACCTTTCGAGGACTTTGAACTCAGAATGGGAATTGAAATCGCTCTCATGAAATAATATACCAAAATCGAATTTTTACATGAAAATCGCGTTGTGATTTACATGAAACAGTCAATGAAACTTTTGTTTCATAAACGTTTTTAATCAATATTATCTCGTCTGAAAACCAGATATTTCTGCAGTATGCTATCGCCCTGTGATGAGGAATATATTGAAAAGAAGCTCGGGAGGAAACTCACAGCTCTTGAATACGCATGTTTTGAAAACCTATGGAGTGAACACTGCTCTTACCGCTCCACGAAGCCTCTGCTGAGGACACTCCCGACCGACGGAGAAAACGTTCTCCTCGGCCCCGGGGACGATGCGGCAATCGTGAAATTCTCCGATGAGATCGCACTTTCAATAGGGATGGAGTCGCATAATCATCCAAGTTACGTGGACCCTTACGACGGTGCCGCTACAGGGGTTGGAGGAATCGTCAGGGATATCATCTCGATGGGTTCAAGACCTATTGCCCTTATGGATCCTCTCTTCTTCGGTGAGATATCGGGCGAGAAGAACAGGTACATCTTCGAACATGTAGTTGCAGGTATCGGTGATTACGGAAACTGTA of the Methanolacinia paynteri genome contains:
- a CDS encoding DNA-directed RNA polymerase subunit L, encoding MEIKVIELKDDLARIMFVGEGHTFMNVLVDEILKNPEVDVANYSSEFHFTDPVLLVTTKNGKNPLDAIREAASAISGNCTGLIETLNNS
- a CDS encoding translation initiation factor IF-2 subunit beta — protein: MTDPYEALLEKAYSNITETSGDEGRFQVPEARVYIEGKTTVLENFSDIVSTLRREPDHVMKYLLGELGTAGKIDGNRAIFNGKFDRDLIADLVNKYTEDYVICSECGKPDTRLVKDGRIMMLRCDACGGHRPVRKRRARGDATANLVEEGKEIDAEIQFLSKRGDGVAKVGKYTLYVANTKPGQKVRVKITRVAGTIAFTEPIRK
- a CDS encoding PAS domain-containing sensor histidine kinase gives rise to the protein MEPFLEIIGEESGKKDISYLAMIGLVIFMVVLSETALVFTTSGLFLLLSNLFYFPLIYINMKCYERGLAVNSALGAVYFIISLFLVHFDVVDILIAFSMTVTYIAVGISIAMISKTNNENKNILIDSISNYENFFEEIQDAVLVYNSSGEILGVNNAASRLFGLEKKYLTFLKIEDLGNFIEKDDLKKAFYDISPSKSGFTDTRLKQQGGNTIYVEILSSAVDPSKGIMRAYIRDVTSRVVAEEKIHDSEARYRHLTNQLPEMIFELDTDGNFTFSTRYSINLAGKTPEELTGGMKFWDILVEDDRDRARKNLEWFYKGMFLGAVEYRLAKPDGAVIPVMVHFSYDFDDNSAVQGIRGLAMDISQRKRMEMALRRNEKKFRSLFENSNDAVIIFDRDGYIIDINTRLCLMLGIRRDEAVSQTLESRFPVPEWGKISQMYENSSSEGVCFESRMQNKEGSFIDVEISSGIIDPGEGLYQAILRDISERKRAEAELALSRGRLNLAIEGAGMCVWDWDLEKDEMVFEGKYEEMFGLLNGNDNSHGAIWREILQEEFYTKIMDLYSNCNDPEKSDPKSAQFESEYKFRTSAGTYKWIVVLGKVVKCSSDGNPIRITGIMQDVSDKRRSQNALYEANKKLNLLSSITRHDILNQIAGVRGFTDILSKRLPEKNSELLHYLDMIKKATSNIQEQITFTKDYQNIGVESPAWQNLEKVIESSRSKAQLRDIAFFNECHGLEIYADPMIEKIFFNLLDNAIRHGGSVTEIDVKCRKSRNFLFIIVRDNGTGVPVDLKEKIFDHGYGSNTGLGLFLVREILGITGMEIKEVGEPGSGAVFEIKIPADHFRQIG
- a CDS encoding response regulator, which translates into the protein MHDKKILVVEDDAIISELIMWRLKDLGYANCKFVSSGEEAVEEARAMSPDLILMDVTLDGDLDGIDAIKEIKKFIPGVPFVYLSSHMENDIIERALETKPSGYIAKPFEDFELRMGIEIALMK